In Miscanthus floridulus cultivar M001 chromosome 8, ASM1932011v1, whole genome shotgun sequence, the sequence GATCGTGGAGTACTTTCTACCCAAGAGTATGTACTACGAGTGACGACATCATCGATACTATTTTTTCTGCTCTATATGACCGGCCGGCTCCGTATACTGTACCTGTACGTGGACCGCCAGTGTCAACGGGTGGCAAAGCAGAAAGCCCGAAACTCACGCTTACGTCGTTGTTATGCACGGGGGactgaattttttactatttaaccctttttttttaataaaatttacATTTAGCCCCtgagagacttaaactcatctttagaCCCTGGGTTCGACGCCATGAGTCCTgacgccgaggtaacacgtctcggcgccacagatcttgacgtCGAGGTACCTAGCCGTGCACAGAAGGAAATCCtacgtggccggtacctcggtGCACACTTTAGCGCGGCCAGTGCTACAGTGTTGCGCTGCTTTTTCCCCGCACAGTGTTTCGATGAGCAGTCGCAGGCTTGGGAATGGCAGGCTTGCTCGCCCACGCCCCTGAGCAGTAGCAGGCACAATGACGACGACCGCGGCGCACGTAATCTGCTGCGCTTGCTTGCTGCAGTGGCAAAGGTGAACGGCTCGAGATAGATGGAGTATACGCTGCGCTGCGCTACCTGCTCTTCTCTGCTCCCCTGCATCGAGACGATGGAGCAGTGCGGAACAGGCAGATGCAATACACCATCACCTGCCAAAAAATGCTCCTACGTGAGGTTCTTCGAAATGCGCCATAATCTGGTGGAAGGATTATTACTGTGTTGTTCACCAAACAAAGAAAATGTCAAACTAAAATATTACTGATTACTGAAAAACGGGAGCAAGTTCATCATCCTTAACAGTCAACAAAGTGCAAGATATGCTCATTCCCATATGCACATTCTCTCCCCAAGCACCTGCAAATCTGCAGTCGCTAGCGCACAAGCTGCTGCCGCACAATCAGTTCAGTAAAATCATggagtattttataaaaatgcaAGCACGAGTATTTTATAGCATGGTCGTCGTCACTGTGCCTGCTAGGGACATGTGAAGTCAACATCAAGTCCTAGCCATTCAACACACCTAGCACATGAGCGGACCCCATGCATGCAGTTCACAGCCTCTCATACAGAAGCACTGTGTGCATGCGGACGAGCTGCCTCCTCCACTATTTTACTTTGGTATTTTcactattttttaaaaaaaataattgaaTTTATGGAAATGATCTTTCCCAGTTTGGTTTAAATTTTTGGCACGCACAAACTGTATTTTGGATAGTGATGTGTCTTAACCACTAGCTAAAAACACTCAACCCGGCTGGGGTTTGAAGGGAGAAGAGGAGAGATGAGAGAACACGTGAGGTTCTTCTCGGTGTCGCGGGGCGGCGGCAGCCTCTCAACGCCGGCGGTGAGGCTGCCTGACTCTCCAATCAGGGAGCGCGGGACTCCTCGAGTCAAGCGTGTCGAGCGGGTCGTCCCTGGCCCGGTTGACAGGCTCTCTTCTGGTAGGAGGAGACGTGGCGTGTTGAGGGGAGAGCAGGTAGCGGGTCCGCTTCAATGGTGGTCGCGGTTTCGGGCGTCGTTGCCATCCAAACCGAAACCCAGGGACCCTTTTGAGGGAGATGAGATCCAGGATTTCTAGGGTCAGCTGTGGTTCGTCCCCAACTCCAACCCCCGGGTTAGGTTTCGAGAGGAGAGAGATAAGGACCTGGTGAGGATTCGTCGAGATTTGTGGCTCGCCAAATCCTTTGAGCCCACAGATTGCTTTCCGATTGGCGAAGGTGACAAGTGGGATCAGACTCCGACCAAGTTGAGCTTTGCAGAAGACATCTGGGGGGAAGGGAAGAGGCTGAGCTTCGTCAAGATCGTCAAGGGTTCCATGGCGGGTAGAGGAAAGGGACGGGGCCCCAGACCCCGTAGTCCGAAGGAGAAGTGGGGGGACTGGGGTGGAGGAAGTTGGTTCCAGCAGCAGCCACCTCCGCCCTTCTATGGTCACCCTACGCCGCCACCTCCCTTCGGCTTCTTCCCAAATCAAGGTCCGTTTCATCCTCATCCCCCTCCTCAACAAGGCTTCAGTCGTTCTTTTGATGTTACCCGACCTAGAGGAGGTGGCAACCTTGGTAGAGGGAGGGGAAGGGCGCAGCAACCGTCCAGACAGTATGGTGGGCAAGAACAGTATCTAGATATGAAGGTGAGGGAACAGCACAGGGATGGAGCTCCAAGGGTTGAGGGTAACATTCAGACTGAGGGTGTGCCTAAGAAATCAGAAGCTACTCTGAATAGGAATCTATATGTTGTCTGCTTTAACTGTGGAGAGATGGGGCATCTGAGCTCTAGCTGTAATCGACCCAAGGTCTGTTTCAACTGTTGGCTTACAGACCATGTTGTGGAGCAGTGTCCTGAATGGCTCAAACCACCAATGGCTGCTCAGTATTATGGAAGTGCTTGTGTAGG encodes:
- the LOC136469688 gene encoding uncharacterized protein gives rise to the protein MREHVRFFSVSRGGGSLSTPAVRLPDSPIRERGTPRVKRVERVVPGPVDRLSSGDKWDQTPTKLSFAEDIWGEGKRLSFVKIVKGSMAGRGKGRGPRPRSPKEKWGDWGGGSWFQQQPPPPFYGHPTPPPPFGFFPNQGPFHPHPPPQQGFSRSFDVTRPRGGGNLGRGRGRAQQPSRQYGGQEQYLDMKVREQHRDGAPRVEGNIQTEGVPKKSEATLNRNLYVVCFNCGEMGHLSSSCNRPKVCFNCWLTDHVVEQCPEWLKPPMAAQYYGSACVGLGFYHIDVGARDNRFSHWDGMDNFGVLNIVEGEIDEAGILQNLRELFDKDWNWQLKKTDDTSYIVRFPPSRKVENVVIGKASLFQLNRPKVVASLSVWNGDVEPVGKLVDVWVQIKGIPPKWVDWNTVREVASNPTRIPRGRLYVFKAGVYKISFYPEGYIQVDNSTDGDSGDVEELEEDDLLDDNDPKDFAKGNDDNPKKDKEHEP